A window of the Pseudomonas gozinkensis genome harbors these coding sequences:
- a CDS encoding putative selenate ABC transporter substrate-binding protein, translating to MLKRTLALTAGLALSLSAVLAQAAEVLKVSAIPDEAPTELLRKFEPLGSYLEKQLNMKVEFVPVADYPAVVEALATNRLDLAWLGGFTFVQAQLKSDPKVIPLVQREQDAQFTSKFITADPNVKSLADLKGKTFAFGSVSSTSGSLMPRYFMLKDGIKPESYFSRVGYSGAHDATVAWVQAGKVDAGVLNASVWQKLVDAGKVDTNKVKVFATTPAYFDYNWTVRGTLDPALAAKIKKAFLDLDPANPEHKKILDLQAASRFIETSPDNYKGIEEAARAADLLK from the coding sequence ATGCTCAAGCGAACCCTGGCACTGACCGCTGGTTTGGCCCTGTCCCTGTCCGCCGTGCTGGCGCAAGCCGCGGAGGTGTTGAAGGTCAGCGCGATTCCCGATGAAGCCCCGACCGAGCTGCTGCGCAAGTTCGAGCCGCTGGGGTCTTATCTGGAGAAGCAACTGAACATGAAAGTCGAGTTTGTGCCGGTGGCCGACTACCCGGCGGTGGTCGAAGCATTGGCCACCAACCGTCTCGATCTGGCCTGGCTCGGTGGTTTCACCTTCGTTCAGGCACAGCTGAAAAGTGATCCAAAGGTCATTCCGCTGGTGCAGCGCGAACAAGACGCCCAGTTCACCAGCAAATTCATCACCGCCGACCCGAACGTCAAAAGCCTCGCCGACCTCAAGGGCAAGACCTTCGCCTTCGGCTCCGTGTCGTCCACCTCCGGCAGCCTGATGCCGCGCTATTTCATGCTCAAGGACGGCATCAAACCGGAAAGCTATTTCAGCCGCGTCGGCTACTCCGGCGCCCACGACGCCACCGTCGCCTGGGTGCAGGCCGGCAAGGTCGACGCCGGTGTGCTCAACGCCAGCGTCTGGCAGAAACTGGTGGACGCCGGCAAGGTCGACACCAACAAGGTCAAGGTCTTCGCCACCACCCCGGCCTACTTCGATTACAACTGGACCGTGCGCGGCACCCTCGACCCGGCGCTGGCGGCGAAGATCAAAAAAGCCTTCCTCGACCTCGACCCGGCCAACCCCGAGCATAAGAAAATCCTCGACCTGCAAGCCGCCAGCCGTTTCATCGAAACCAGCCCGGACAATTACAAAGGCATCGAGGAAGCCGCCCGCGCCGCCGACTTGCTGAAATGA
- a CDS encoding paraquat-inducible protein A translates to MKRPPTATELNLCFCHSCGLACDMTGEPHQCPRCDAPLHRRKTNSLTRTWAYMFAALAFYVPANLLPVMNTTLLGSGADSTIMSGVLEFWEHGAWDIALIIFIASIAVPGVKFVALTLLLVTVQRDSHWARKERSKLYRFVELIGYWSMLDVLVVALVAALVKFQALGDIEPRPGILFFGLVVVFTMLSAMSFDPRLIWDNAPDEETEEPRHSTEQVPGHQTT, encoded by the coding sequence GTGAAACGACCACCGACGGCAACCGAACTCAACCTGTGCTTTTGCCACAGCTGCGGACTGGCCTGCGACATGACCGGCGAACCGCACCAGTGCCCGCGTTGCGACGCACCGCTGCACCGACGCAAGACCAACTCGCTGACCCGCACCTGGGCCTACATGTTCGCGGCGCTGGCGTTTTACGTACCGGCGAATCTGCTGCCGGTGATGAACACCACCCTGCTCGGCAGTGGCGCCGACAGCACCATCATGAGCGGCGTGCTGGAGTTCTGGGAACACGGCGCGTGGGACATCGCCCTGATCATCTTCATCGCCAGCATCGCCGTGCCGGGGGTGAAATTCGTGGCGCTGACCTTGCTGCTGGTCACCGTGCAACGGGACAGTCATTGGGCGCGCAAAGAGCGTTCGAAGCTGTACCGCTTCGTCGAGCTGATCGGCTATTGGTCGATGCTCGATGTGCTGGTGGTGGCGCTGGTGGCGGCACTGGTGAAATTCCAGGCGCTGGGGGATATCGAGCCGCGACCGGGGATTCTGTTCTTCGGCCTGGTGGTGGTGTTCACCATGCTCTCGGCCATGAGCTTCGACCCGCGCCTGATCTGGGACAACGCGCCGGACGAAGAAACGGAAGAACCCCGGCACTCGACTGAACAAGTGCCGGGGCATCAAACGACTTAA
- a CDS encoding PhnE/PtxC family ABC transporter permease has product MLSADTRDPAALPRLLLTGLAIALLWPGIQLSELDLGVLFHADSQSEMGRFVSMFWPPEHDREFLQLLLKATLQTLAIATAGMALALLLAVPASLLASRALSLTAASRSGRPSLLGRLLRWPVRGLLIFLRSVPEIVWALLFVRAVGLGPAAGVLAIAITYSGMLGKVYAEIYESTDQRPAHALLQAGSGRLASFAYGVLPNVAAELLSYTVYRWECAIRASVVMGFVGAGGLGQQIDLSIRMFAGGEVASMLLTFLLLVLGADQLSRLLRWRLA; this is encoded by the coding sequence ATGCTGAGCGCCGACACCCGCGACCCCGCCGCGCTGCCACGGTTGCTGCTGACCGGGCTGGCGATTGCCTTGCTGTGGCCCGGCATCCAGCTCAGCGAACTCGATCTGGGCGTGCTGTTCCACGCCGACAGCCAGAGCGAAATGGGCCGCTTCGTCTCGATGTTCTGGCCACCGGAGCATGATCGCGAGTTTCTTCAATTACTCCTCAAAGCCACCCTGCAAACCCTGGCCATCGCCACCGCCGGCATGGCCCTGGCGCTGCTGTTGGCAGTGCCGGCCAGCCTGCTCGCCAGCCGCGCCCTGTCGCTGACCGCCGCCTCCCGCAGTGGCCGCCCGAGCCTGTTGGGCCGACTGCTGCGCTGGCCGGTGCGCGGACTGCTGATCTTCCTGCGCAGCGTGCCGGAAATCGTCTGGGCGCTGCTGTTCGTGCGCGCCGTCGGCCTCGGCCCGGCGGCGGGCGTGCTGGCCATCGCCATCACCTACAGCGGCATGCTCGGCAAGGTCTACGCCGAAATCTACGAATCCACCGACCAACGCCCGGCCCACGCCCTGCTCCAGGCCGGCAGCGGCCGCCTCGCCAGTTTCGCCTACGGCGTACTGCCGAACGTCGCCGCGGAACTGCTCTCCTACACCGTCTACCGCTGGGAATGCGCCATCCGCGCCTCGGTGGTCATGGGCTTCGTCGGCGCCGGCGGCCTCGGCCAACAGATCGACCTGTCGATCCGCATGTTCGCCGGCGGCGAAGTCGCCAGCATGCTCCTGACCTTCCTCCTCCTCGTCCTCGGCGCCGACCAACTCAGCCGCCTGCTGCGCTGGAGGCTGGCATGA
- a CDS encoding SDR family NAD(P)-dependent oxidoreductase — translation MSNRLEGKIALITGGTTGIGLASAQEFVAQGATVFITGRRQAELDKAVAAIGPRAIGIQGDVANLEDLDRIYSEIAAKAGHLDILFANAGGGDMLPLGSITEEHFDRIFDANVKGTLFTVQKALPLLRDGASILLTSSTTSVQGTENFSVYSASKAAVRNFARSWLLDLKPRRIRVNAISPGPVRTPGLAGLVPAEHTQGLFDQLASIVPIGRLGEPSEIAKAALFLASDDSSFVNGIELFVDGGTAQI, via the coding sequence ATGAGCAACAGACTTGAAGGCAAAATCGCACTGATCACTGGCGGCACCACCGGCATCGGCCTGGCCTCGGCGCAGGAGTTCGTCGCCCAGGGCGCTACCGTATTCATCACTGGCCGTCGTCAGGCCGAACTGGACAAAGCGGTCGCCGCCATCGGCCCGCGAGCCATCGGCATTCAGGGAGATGTGGCGAATCTGGAGGATCTGGATCGCATCTACAGCGAGATCGCCGCGAAGGCCGGGCACCTCGACATCCTGTTCGCCAACGCCGGCGGCGGTGACATGCTGCCGCTGGGCTCGATTACCGAAGAGCACTTCGACCGGATTTTCGACGCCAACGTGAAGGGCACGCTGTTTACCGTGCAGAAGGCCTTGCCGCTGCTGCGCGATGGCGCATCGATTCTGCTGACCTCATCGACCACGTCGGTGCAGGGCACGGAGAACTTCAGCGTCTACAGCGCGAGCAAAGCGGCGGTGCGCAACTTCGCCCGGTCGTGGCTGCTGGACCTGAAACCACGGCGCATCCGCGTCAACGCCATCAGCCCTGGCCCGGTGCGTACGCCAGGTCTGGCAGGGTTGGTGCCGGCGGAACACACCCAGGGGCTGTTCGATCAACTGGCGTCTATCGTGCCGATCGGGCGTCTGGGCGAGCCGAGCGAGATTGCCAAGGCTGCGCTGTTCCTGGCCTCGGATGACAGCAGCTTCGTTAACGGTATCGAGTTGTTCGTTGACGGCGGTACTGCGCAGATCTGA
- the gstA gene encoding glutathione transferase GstA — protein MKLYFAPMTCSLSPHIVLRELGLPFELIRVNNQTKQTADGRDFRQINPKGYVAALMLDNGDVLTEGPAILQYLADLVPGHALAPANGTWERSRLQEYLNFISAEIHGVSAPLFSSEFAQASKTIFKHKLFKRLDYLNRILATQPFLMQAFGVADAYLFTVLKWFPTFSIAIEDWPALANYMARIAERPSVRAAIAAEDATHPVL, from the coding sequence ATGAAACTGTACTTCGCCCCCATGACCTGCTCGCTGTCGCCGCACATCGTGTTGCGCGAACTTGGACTGCCGTTCGAGCTGATCCGGGTCAACAACCAGACCAAGCAAACCGCCGATGGCCGGGACTTTCGCCAGATCAATCCGAAGGGCTACGTGGCCGCGCTGATGCTGGATAACGGTGATGTGCTGACCGAAGGTCCGGCGATTCTGCAGTACCTCGCCGACCTCGTACCCGGCCATGCGCTGGCCCCGGCCAATGGCACCTGGGAGCGTTCGCGTCTGCAGGAATACCTGAACTTCATCAGCGCGGAAATTCATGGGGTCAGCGCGCCGTTGTTCAGCAGCGAGTTTGCCCAGGCGAGCAAAACGATCTTCAAGCACAAGCTGTTCAAGCGTCTGGATTACCTGAACCGCATCCTCGCCACCCAGCCCTTTCTCATGCAGGCGTTCGGCGTAGCGGATGCCTATCTGTTCACGGTGCTGAAATGGTTTCCGACCTTCAGTATCGCCATTGAAGACTGGCCAGCGCTGGCGAACTACATGGCGCGCATCGCCGAGCGTCCCAGCGTGCGGGCTGCCATCGCGGCAGAGGACGCCACGCACCCGGTCCTCTGA
- a CDS encoding LysR family transcriptional regulator — MNQLMAIRTFARVVESGSFTKAADSLNLPKTTVSKLIGQLENHLGVRLLQRTTRRLTVTADGASYYQLTQQLLHQLDDIDQGFSQAQGLPRGRIRVDIGGSTATMLVIPELPKFFERYPDIQIDLGVSDRPVDLISERVDCVIRGGPLTEQTLAVRRLGEVSWTTCATPDYLQRHGTPSHPLELASHQVIAYRSASTGRILPSNFQRNGERHQIEGKGLISVNESNAHLAAGLAGLGIIHTFSYTVRTAIERGELVPILEDWRPPAYPFHVLYPPNRHLSNRVRVFIDWLVERFAQVD, encoded by the coding sequence ATGAATCAGTTAATGGCGATCCGCACCTTCGCCCGCGTCGTGGAAAGCGGTTCGTTCACCAAAGCCGCCGACTCGCTGAACCTGCCGAAAACCACGGTCAGCAAACTGATCGGCCAACTGGAAAACCACCTCGGCGTGCGCCTGCTGCAACGCACCACCCGCCGCCTCACCGTCACGGCCGACGGCGCTTCCTATTACCAGCTGACCCAACAACTGCTGCATCAACTGGACGATATCGATCAGGGTTTCAGCCAGGCTCAGGGACTGCCGCGCGGCAGAATCCGCGTGGACATCGGCGGCTCGACTGCGACGATGCTGGTCATCCCCGAACTGCCGAAGTTCTTCGAACGCTACCCGGACATCCAGATTGACCTGGGCGTCAGCGACCGCCCGGTGGATCTGATCAGCGAACGCGTCGACTGCGTGATTCGCGGCGGCCCCCTGACCGAACAAACCCTGGCCGTGCGCCGTCTCGGCGAAGTGTCCTGGACCACCTGCGCCACGCCCGACTATCTGCAACGCCATGGCACCCCGAGCCACCCGCTCGAACTGGCCAGCCATCAGGTGATCGCCTACCGCTCGGCCTCCACCGGGCGCATCCTGCCATCGAACTTCCAGCGCAACGGCGAACGCCATCAGATCGAAGGCAAAGGCCTGATCAGCGTCAACGAGAGCAACGCGCATCTGGCAGCAGGCCTTGCTGGTTTGGGGATCATCCACACCTTCAGCTACACGGTGAGGACGGCCATCGAGCGCGGCGAACTGGTGCCGATCCTCGAAGACTGGCGCCCGCCGGCGTATCCGTTTCATGTGCTGTATCCGCCGAACCGGCATTTGAGCAATCGGGTGCGGGTGTTTATCGATTGGCTGGTGGAGCGATTTGCGCAGGTTGACTGA
- a CDS encoding alkene reductase: MTQQLFRPIALGPYTLPHRVAMAPLTRSRAGQPGDIPTSMNAEYYRQRASAALIITEATQISRQGQGYAWTPGIYNDEQVQAWREVSRQVHEAGGLIFMQLWHVGRVSHPSFQPDNALPVAPSALPVPGKTFIVDDEGNGVWGDVPVPRALQTSEIAAIISDYRRAARNALNAGMDGVEIHAGNGYLLDQFINSNSNQRTDGYGGTLENRARLLLEVVAAVVDEVGADRVGVRLTPMGRFMGMGDESPEATFGYIVRSLNRWKLAYLHLVEPAVVGTVKDENFDPRWDAIIAQLRDAWGGVLMIAGGYDPESAEQALADGRADIIAFGRPFLANPDLPRRIRECLALNTPDPSTFFGGDQRGYTDYPLHAH, translated from the coding sequence ATGACACAACAACTGTTCCGTCCCATCGCCCTCGGCCCCTACACACTTCCCCACCGGGTGGCGATGGCGCCGTTGACACGCTCGCGTGCCGGCCAGCCGGGCGACATCCCGACGTCCATGAACGCCGAGTACTACCGCCAGCGTGCGAGTGCCGCGCTGATCATCACCGAAGCCACGCAGATTTCCCGCCAGGGTCAGGGCTACGCATGGACGCCTGGCATCTACAACGATGAACAAGTGCAAGCCTGGCGTGAAGTCAGCCGCCAGGTACACGAGGCCGGCGGGTTGATCTTCATGCAACTCTGGCATGTGGGCCGCGTATCGCACCCAAGCTTTCAACCTGACAACGCACTGCCGGTGGCGCCAAGCGCATTGCCTGTGCCGGGCAAGACCTTCATCGTCGACGACGAGGGCAACGGTGTCTGGGGCGACGTACCCGTACCCCGCGCACTGCAAACGTCGGAAATCGCCGCCATCATCAGCGACTACCGCCGCGCCGCGCGCAATGCGCTGAACGCCGGGATGGATGGCGTGGAAATTCACGCCGGCAACGGCTATCTGCTGGATCAGTTCATCAACAGCAACAGCAACCAGCGCACTGACGGTTATGGCGGCACGCTGGAAAACCGTGCGCGCCTGTTGCTGGAAGTGGTGGCGGCCGTGGTCGACGAAGTCGGTGCCGACCGTGTCGGCGTGCGCCTGACGCCCATGGGCCGCTTCATGGGCATGGGCGATGAATCGCCGGAAGCCACATTCGGCTACATCGTGCGTTCGCTGAACCGCTGGAAGCTGGCCTACCTGCATCTGGTCGAGCCGGCCGTGGTCGGCACCGTCAAGGATGAAAACTTCGACCCGCGCTGGGACGCGATCATCGCTCAGTTGCGTGATGCGTGGGGTGGCGTGCTGATGATCGCCGGCGGCTACGACCCCGAGTCGGCGGAACAGGCACTGGCCGACGGCCGTGCGGACATCATCGCGTTTGGCCGACCGTTCCTGGCCAACCCCGATCTGCCTCGGCGAATCCGTGAGTGCCTGGCGCTCAATACACCGGACCCGAGCACGTTCTTTGGCGGCGATCAGCGTGGCTATACCGACTACCCGTTGCACGCCCACTGA
- a CDS encoding transcriptional regulator GcvA produces the protein MLPRLPSLNGLRAFECAARHLSFTRAAEELSVTQTAISHQIRRLEDELGVRLFLRSKDGLALTEEGSAYFPGVRSAFRELRHSTERLLESSDHSVLTISTLVSVASKWLLPRLPSFREAHPEIDVRISAMTRLVDFRKVGVDAAIRYGNGEWPGLRADWLMSDEIFPVCSPRLLTGDKPLKTPADLAHHPLLQVSGLTANDWNDWLHAAGQPPLTAKGPRLTFDLAMMAVQTAIDGQGVCIGRSTYVDDDLRAGRLVAPFDLRLKSSSGFYFVTPQENAESKKIVAFRQWLSEVL, from the coding sequence ATGCTCCCCCGACTACCATCGCTCAATGGATTGAGAGCCTTCGAATGTGCGGCCCGGCACCTGAGTTTTACCCGCGCCGCCGAAGAATTGAGCGTCACGCAGACTGCGATCAGCCATCAGATCCGTCGCCTTGAGGATGAACTCGGCGTGCGCCTGTTCTTGCGCTCGAAGGACGGGTTGGCGCTGACGGAAGAGGGCAGCGCCTATTTTCCCGGTGTGCGTTCAGCATTTCGGGAGTTGCGCCATTCGACCGAGCGTTTGCTGGAGTCCAGCGACCACAGCGTCCTGACCATCAGTACTTTGGTGTCGGTGGCGTCGAAATGGTTGTTGCCGCGTCTGCCGTCGTTTCGCGAGGCGCATCCCGAGATCGATGTGCGGATCAGTGCCATGACCCGACTGGTGGACTTTCGCAAGGTCGGCGTTGACGCGGCGATCCGCTACGGTAACGGCGAATGGCCCGGGCTGCGGGCTGACTGGTTGATGTCCGACGAGATCTTCCCGGTGTGCAGCCCACGACTGCTGACCGGCGACAAGCCGTTGAAGACGCCGGCGGATCTGGCCCATCACCCGTTGCTGCAAGTCAGCGGCCTGACCGCCAACGACTGGAACGACTGGCTGCACGCGGCAGGCCAGCCACCGCTCACGGCCAAAGGCCCGCGTCTGACTTTCGATCTGGCAATGATGGCCGTGCAGACTGCGATTGACGGGCAGGGCGTGTGCATCGGGCGCTCGACCTACGTCGATGACGATTTGCGCGCCGGGAGGCTGGTGGCACCTTTTGATCTGAGGCTGAAGTCCAGTTCGGGTTTCTACTTTGTCACGCCCCAGGAAAATGCCGAGTCGAAAAAGATCGTGGCATTCAGGCAATGGCTGTCAGAAGTGCTGTGA
- a CDS encoding phosphonate ABC transporter ATP-binding protein: protein MTLRLKQGFLHHTNGVEALRGVDLHIEAGEQVAIIGPSGAGKSSLLNLLATAIRPSSGDIEVLGERAWHLSARQRQRLRARIGLVHQAPPLPPRQRVVTAVLAGKLGQWSLGKSLINLLHPLDVPGARAALTRLDLADKLFSQCQQLSGGQLQRVGIARVLYQAPEVLLADEPVSAMDPVLAGHTLSILSRHAREHNVTLVASLHAVELALSHFPRIVGLREGQILFDCPSAQVSRDMLDTLYANEQLQSPAPAVAPLIVQIPRC, encoded by the coding sequence ATGACGCTGCGCCTCAAACAGGGTTTTCTGCACCACACCAATGGCGTGGAGGCCTTGCGCGGCGTGGATTTGCACATCGAGGCCGGCGAGCAGGTGGCGATCATCGGCCCGTCCGGCGCCGGCAAATCCAGCCTGCTGAATCTGCTGGCAACGGCCATTCGCCCCAGCAGCGGCGACATCGAAGTGCTGGGCGAACGCGCCTGGCATTTGTCCGCCCGCCAACGGCAACGCCTGCGTGCGCGCATCGGTCTGGTGCATCAGGCGCCGCCCCTGCCGCCCCGGCAACGGGTGGTGACGGCGGTGCTGGCTGGCAAACTTGGCCAATGGAGCCTGGGCAAAAGCCTGATCAACCTGCTGCATCCGCTCGACGTGCCCGGCGCCCGCGCCGCACTGACGCGGCTGGATCTGGCCGACAAACTCTTCAGCCAATGCCAGCAACTGTCCGGCGGGCAATTGCAGCGGGTCGGCATTGCTCGCGTGCTGTATCAGGCGCCGGAAGTGTTGCTGGCCGACGAGCCGGTCTCGGCCATGGACCCGGTGCTGGCCGGGCACACGCTGTCGATCTTGTCGCGCCATGCCCGAGAGCACAACGTCACGCTGGTCGCGAGCCTGCACGCGGTGGAACTGGCGCTGTCGCACTTCCCGCGCATCGTCGGTCTGCGCGAGGGGCAAATCCTGTTCGACTGCCCGTCTGCGCAGGTCAGCCGCGACATGCTCGACACCCTCTACGCCAACGAACAACTGCAATCCCCGGCGCCCGCCGTCGCGCCGCTGATTGTGCAGATTCCCCGATGCTGA
- a CDS encoding cupin domain-containing protein yields MRRTLLMTAAAVLVSMTGLAHAADTPSAAPAKNWQQGLSRTDLVRQDLGAADREVIQTRVDFEPGVTSPNHAHPGVEVAYVISGTFEYRLEGQAPVTLKAGDSLFIPAGIAHIAKNVGNEKGSELATYIVKKGEPLLILKQ; encoded by the coding sequence ATGCGCCGCACACTTCTGATGACCGCAGCCGCCGTACTCGTTTCGATGACCGGCCTCGCCCACGCGGCTGACACCCCATCCGCCGCCCCGGCGAAAAACTGGCAGCAGGGCCTGAGCCGAACCGATCTGGTCCGTCAGGACCTGGGGGCTGCGGATCGCGAAGTGATCCAGACCCGCGTCGACTTCGAACCGGGCGTCACGTCGCCCAACCACGCGCATCCGGGTGTGGAAGTGGCCTACGTGATCAGCGGCACGTTCGAATACCGTCTCGAAGGCCAGGCACCGGTGACGCTCAAGGCGGGTGATTCGCTGTTCATCCCGGCGGGTATAGCGCATATCGCGAAGAACGTCGGCAACGAGAAGGGCTCGGAACTGGCGACTTACATCGTCAAGAAGGGCGAGCCGCTGCTGATTCTCAAGCAGTAA
- a CDS encoding paraquat-inducible protein A, with protein sequence MASTDQLIICEHCDCVYEKVTLAKHQKTLCVRCGGVLQRYNGLSVEQRLALSFTAAMLWLFANFYPVMSISMKGLKNSATLWDSVLALSQGPITFMAMVAAISIIIAPAFQLVLLIWVLSFALASRRCPAFKLCMRWLETLRPWSMLEVCLLGAMVAVFKLAGMLDVIPGIGLFALAVLSLLLIRIAGRDVRELWEIL encoded by the coding sequence ATGGCCAGCACCGATCAACTGATCATCTGCGAGCATTGCGACTGCGTGTACGAAAAAGTCACGCTGGCCAAACACCAGAAGACCCTCTGCGTGCGGTGCGGCGGCGTGCTCCAGCGCTACAACGGCCTGAGCGTGGAGCAGCGCCTGGCCCTGAGTTTCACGGCGGCAATGTTGTGGCTGTTCGCCAATTTCTACCCGGTGATGAGCATCAGCATGAAGGGCCTGAAAAACAGCGCGACCCTGTGGGATTCGGTGCTGGCCCTGAGTCAGGGGCCGATCACGTTCATGGCGATGGTCGCGGCCATTTCGATCATCATCGCCCCGGCCTTTCAATTGGTCTTGTTGATCTGGGTCTTGAGCTTCGCCCTCGCCTCGCGCCGTTGCCCCGCGTTCAAGCTGTGCATGCGCTGGCTGGAGACATTGCGACCCTGGAGCATGCTCGAAGTGTGCCTGCTCGGCGCCATGGTCGCGGTGTTCAAACTGGCGGGCATGCTCGACGTCATTCCCGGCATCGGCCTGTTTGCCTTGGCCGTGCTCAGTCTGTTGCTGATCCGCATCGCCGGGCGCGACGTGCGTGAATTGTGGGAGATCCTGTGA